The stretch of DNA TATACAAATACAAGTTTTTAAGAGAGGTGGCTGACAAGCATGCATGCAACTGAAGAAACGATTATCGTACTTGACTTTGGTGGTCAATACAATCAACTAATTACGAGGAGAATTCGTGACCTTGGTGTATATAGTGAGCTCCATTCACATAAGATTACAGCCGAGGAAATTAAGGCGCTTAATCCGACAGGGATTATCTTTTCAGGAGGGCCGAACAGCGCTTATGCACCAGACTCTCCACAATGTGATGAGCGGATCTTTGAATTAGGCATTCCAATCCTAGGTATCTGTTATGGAATGCAGTTAATGACGCATCACTTTGGTGGCAAGGTTGAGAAAGCGAATCATCGTGAGTATGGAAAAGCAACAATCGCAATCCGAGAAGCCAACGATCTATACAAGGACCTTCCTGAAGAGCAAACGGTTTGGATGAGTCATGGTGACCTAGTCGTAGCTCCACCTGAAGATTTTCAAACAGATGTGACAAGTCCTTCTTGTCCAGTTGCAGGTATGAGTGATCCATCTCGCAACCTATACGGTGTTCAATTTCACCCAGAAGTAAGACATAGTGAATATGGAAATGAACTACTAAAGAATTTTGTCATGAACATTTGTAAGTGTGAAGCGGCTTGGTCGATGGAAAACTTTATTGAAGAAGAGGTTGAAAAAGTACGAAACATCGTTGGAGATCAGAAAGTACTTTGTGCCTTAAGTGGCGGAGTAGACTCTTCAGTCGTTGCGGCACTGATTCATAAAGCTATTGGAGATCAACTTGTTTGTATGTTCGTCGATCATGGACTCCTTCGTGAAGGTGAAGCGGATAGCGTTATGAAGACGTTCGGTGAATCCTTTAACATGAACTTGATCAAGATCGATGCAAAAGATCGTTTCTTAAGTAAGCTTGAAGGCGTATCAGATCCTGAGCAGAAGCGGAAGATCATCGGTAACGAATTCATTTATGTATTTGATGAAGAAGCGGCAAAGCTTGAAGGCATTAATTATCTTGCCCAAGGTACGCTTTATACAGATATTATCGAGAGTGGTACCGATACTGCTCAAACGATTAAATCACACCATAACGTCGGTGGATTACCAGAGGATATGCAATTTGAATTGATTGAGCCTCTCAATGCACTCTTTAAGGACGAGGTTCGAAAAGTCGGTACAGAGCTAGGATTGCCTGATGAAATCGTTTGGCGTCAGCCGTTCCCTGGACCAGGACTTGGCATTCGAGTGCTTGGTGAAGTGACGGAAGAAAAGCTGAAAATCGTCCGTGAATCAGATTTCATTTTGCGTGAAGAGATTAAGAAAGCTGGTCTTGATCGCGACATTTGGCAATACTTCACTGCTCTACCGAACATGAGAAGTGTAGGGGTAATGGGAGACGCAAGAACGTATGACTACACAGTTGGAATCCGTGCTGTTACGTCCATTGATGGCATGACATCGGATTGGGCGCGTATCCCTTGGGATGTACTAGAGAAAATTTCGACAAGAATTGTGAATGAGGTCGATCATGTCAACCGAATCGTGTATGACATCACATCTAAGCCGCCGTCCACGATCGAGTGGGAATAAACGAACGATAGATAAAAGAAGATAGCACATTGTTCGGAAATGGTGTTGACAAATTTCGTCAAAACCCATACAATTTAGAAAAATACAACTTAAAACCATCGTATAACGTCGAGAATAAGGCTCGAAAGTTTCTACCAGGCTACCGTAAATGGCTTGACTACGAAGGGATTTCATACAATAGAACGAGACTGTCCATTTGATATGGATGCTCCGTTTTGGTTCGTTCTATTCCCTTTGTCGTTAAAGCTCCAGGTAACCTGCCTGGAGCTTTTTGCTTTGTTGCTCATCAGAGATAGAAAGAAATATAGACAATTGGGAGTGTTAGGGAATGGATCGATTTTTTGGATTTAAGGAACATGGGACGAGCTATCGTAAAGAATTTATAGCAGGATTAACAACTTTCTTATCAATGGCTTATATTTTATTTGTTAACCCGGCGATCTTAGGTGACGCGGGTATGGATAAAGGGGCAGTGTTTGTTGCGACTGCCCTTGCTGCTGCAGTAGGGACACTGATTATGGGTGTACTCGCAAACTATCCGATTGCACTAGCACCAGGTATGGGACTTAATGCATTTTTCACCTATTCAGTCGTCATGGTTATGGGGATTCCTTGGCAGACCGCATTAGCCGGCGTTCTCGTCTCTGGACTTGTTTTTATCGTTATTACATTATTGAAAATCAGAGAAACAATTATTAATGCAATCCCACAAGAATTGAAATACGCTGCAGCTAGTGGTATTGGACTTTTCATCGCATTTATCGGCCTACAAAATGCTGGTATTGTAGAAAACAATGATTCTACACTCGTCCAGCTTGGTGATTTAACAAATGGCTCAACTTTACTTGCAGTGTTCGGACTGGTCACCATCGTCATCTTCATGGTTAGAGGTGTGAAGGGCGGTATTTTTTACGGGATGGTGCTCACAGCCATTGTCGGAATGGTGTTCAAGCTGATTCCTCTACCTTCTGGTGTTGTTGGGGCTGTTCCGAGCTTAGAACCAACTTTCGGTGTTGCAATCTCTTATTTAGACCAAATTTCGACCATCGATATGCTTGTCGTCGTCCTTACTTTCTTATTCGTCGACTTTTTTGATACAGCAGGTACGTTGATGGCAGTTGCTACCCAAGGAGGTCTGATGAAAGAGAACAAATTACCTAGAGCAGGCCGCGCTTTACTTGCAGATTCATCAGCAACAGTGATCGGTTCTGTTCTTGGAACATCGACAACCACAGCGTATATTGAATCCTCTTCGGGTGTCGCAGCTGGTGGTCGAACAGGATTTACATCGGTTGTAACAGCAGGGTTCTTCCTGCTCGCATTACTTTTCTCACCATTACTAGGTGTCATTACACCAGCTGTAACCGCACCCGTCCTTATTATCGTTGGGGTACTAATGGTAGGGGTACTAGGTAAAATTGAGTGGCATCGCTTCGAAATTGCAGCACCTGCATTCCTCACGATCATCGCCATGCCATTGACCTATAGTATCGCAACAGGAATTGCACTCGGATTCATTCTTTATCCACTCACCATGATCGTGAAAGGTGAAGGCAAAAAGGTCCACCCAATCATGTACGCCATGTTCTTCATCTTCATACTATACTTCGTGTTTTTGGCTTAGAATAACATACAAATATAAGAGACTTCCCTTAAAGGGGAGTCTCTTTTTTGCTTTTAATGAATAGAAAACAAGAAAATGACTGAAGTCCTATAATGTGAAATCTAATAAACATAATTGTAATTTTATCGAAATGTTTCTGGTGACTTATTTTTCTTATTAAAAACAGGTTTAACAGTAACCACAATAGAGGTATGTAAGAATAAACAAGAAAAAAGGCTAATTTTGTAAAAAATGTAGCGGTGTCTTTTTTACCGCTGAAATTCACAAGAAAAAACCCTTAATTCGAGAGGTCGGTAAAGAAGTCCATTATTAATTACAAAAAAATACATTGTTGGTATAAAAGTTATTTTGACCTACCTATAGTAGTTTGGTAGTTTTTCCTTAGGATATGAACAAATTTTGTCATATTTGTGTTTAATCATGCGAAAGGACCATCGTTAAAAGATGGTAATACATAATTAACAAATGCTCAACCAAACATTAAGTGATGGAGTGACGAAGCAATGATCGATGCCAAACGAAAAGCATTTATATTTTTAACCTTGGCTTTTATTTTAGCTGTTGTGGCAGCGGGGTTTATTATCAATCAAATACAAATGGCGCAAGATTCATTAGGAGAGACAGTTAAAGTGGCTGCAGCAGATACAGATATTCAATCGTACACCTCAATTAACGAGAGTGACATTGAATGGGTTGAGATGCCAATGACTGCTCAGGTAGATTCTTTTATTAAGAAATCTGACGATATGAAGGATTCTATTACAATTGTCAATTTGAAAGAAGGAGACCTCGTTACTAAGAGTGTTGTCCGTAAAAAAATAGATATACCCGCGGATCACCGTGTGGTTTGGTTGAACCCAAGTGAAAACGTATTAGTAGACCAAGGAGTAGCAGAAGGAGATCTCGTCGATGTCATTTCTGTTTTAAAGAATAAAGAAGGTGTTACGACAGAACGTCTCCTTCAAAACATAAAAGTCGTACAGTTTGAAGAAAAGAAAGAAGGACCACCTGCGATAAAGGTTTCTTTATCTGTTACAGATGCTGAAAAGTTAATTTATACACAGAATGCCGCTAAACAAATTCGAGTCCTGAGAGTCAATCAAGTTACGAAAAGTAGCGAATCCAAAAAACCTGAACAAAAGAGTGAGGAACCCAAGGAATCAGAGGGGAACCCTCCTAAGCAAAAGGATAAAGAAAAGAAAAGTGAAGATGCTCAAAAAAACAATCAGTAATCGTTAAAGGAGACGGTCGTCAATGAGCCAAATGAAAGCAATAATCATTACTGAAAACGAGACAATACAACATTCTCTAATAGAAATCCTAGAGGCTCATGAAATTGAAGCTGAAGTGAATATCGAATGGAAACGTTCATTTGCTCAAGCAAACTATACATTTTATTTCATAGACTATAAATCGTTAAAAATGATAGAAGAATTTACAGCACCCGCTTCAAGTTTCATCATAGGCATGAGTTCTGAACGGTCATTTGATGAAGGAAGAGCCTGGATGAGGGCTGGGGCGTATGATGTTGTCGTTTACCCTGATGAGCAATCGCGCCTAAATGACATCATCTCTTCTGTAAAAGGGAAGGTGGAAAAGCAAAAAGAGAGCTTTGGAGATACAACCTTTGGCGGCGGACAGGTTAATGCCTTCTACAGTGCAAAGGGTGGAAGCGGTAAGACGCTTATGGCTTCTATGATTGCACAATCTTTGCAAATTCATCACGACAAACGGGTTATTTTAATAGATTTAAGTGCACAATTTGGCGGACTAGAAACCGTGTATGGTGTCAAAGATAGTCGTTCGTATTTGGATCTACAACCAGTTATGCAAGAACTATCCCTCAACCATATTGAAAATGTAGCGACAAAGGATGAGGAGACCGGGAACTATATTTTGTTGGGCCCGGCAAACCCAGCTAAGGCGGAAGAAACTTCAGAGGAATTGATCACGAAGATCATTCGGACATGTCGTGCACATTTCGATCACGTCATTTTAGATTTACCGACAGCGATCAACACGATTAGCTTTGCAGGATTAAACGAGGCAACCAAAATCCATTACATCTTAAACCCAGATAGTCTATCTTTAAGAAGCTATAAGCATGCAAATGCATTGTTTGAAAGATTTCAACTAGGAAATCGAGGCAGTTTATCTATTTTATTAAACCGTGTTCACCCTAAGAGTGAATTAGGTCAAAAGGATGTTTCGAAATTAATTGGAAAAGAAATTGACGCAAGTATTCGCTCAGACTACTTTGCTCTGCAACCTTACTTAAATTTAGGTGACAGCTTCTATAAGAAGGAAAAGGATAAAGGACAATTTAAACCTGCTAAAGATGTTCGTTCTTATGTAGAAAAAGTGTTGTTATAAAAGGTGGTGATGGAAATTGTCTTGGTTACAAAAAGCATCAGGGTCAACTTCGGTACAAAACGGTATTGAAAAGAATTGGGATGTGGAGTCTGAACAACAGGATTCTTGGGTCAGGCATTATAAGAGTCGTTTAATTAAAGAATCTAATCTTGAATCAATTACGACTTTACCTCCTCAAGAACGAAAACAAACCATAGAACGTTTAGTGAAGCAGATGATTGAAGAAGAGAAGGTCATCATTCCTCAGCATGAAATGGATCAGATTATCCGCCAAATTATAAATGAATCTGTGGGGTATGGTCCTCTAGAAGCATTACTACAAGATGACTCCATTACTGAAATTATGGTTAATGGACCGAGAGAGGTATATATCGAGCGGAAAGGAAAGCTTGAACGGACAGAAATCCAGTTCAAAGATCATCAGCACATCCGTCATATCATTGATCGAATCATCGCGCCATTAGGACGAAGAATTGATGAGAGTTCACCGATGGTTGACGCTCGACTATTGGATGGTAGTCGTGTAAATGCTGTTATTCCACCTATTACGCTGGATGGTCCGTCTATATCGATACGGAAGTTTAATAAGACACCTTTTACAATGGAAGATTTAATGCAATTCGATTCCTTCACGAATCGGATGGGGGAATTTCTGAAGGCAGTGGTTCAGGCAAAACTCAATGTCCTAGTTTCAGGTGGAACAGGTAGTGGGAAGACGACATTGCTAAATGTCTTATCTGATTCCATTCCAAAGGGTGAACGGATCGTTACGATTGAAGATATGGCAGAATTGAGATTTACATACGATAACCTCGTCAGAATGGAAGCGAGACCTTCAAACATGGAGGGGAAAGGTGAAGTAACCATTCGCCAACTTGTAAAAAATGCTTTAAGGATGCGCCCTGATCGAATTATCGTAGGTGAGGTAAGAAGTTCGGAGGCGATAGATATGCTCCAAGCGATGAATACTGGGCATGAAGGCTCACTCACAACAGTCCATGCTAATTCACCAAAGGATGCTCTAGGGCGTCTGGAAGCAATGGTCATTATGTCTGGTTTATCGCTAACGGTTGATGTCATTCGAGGTTATTTTGTAGGTGCATTAGATTTGATTATCCAGACATCACGGCAAACTGATGGAAAGCGTAAGGTGGTCAGTATTGCTGAGGTATATGAGGAAAGTGGAGAGATCGTAATCAAGGACATTTTCCGATTTGTTCGTACAGGAGTAGATACAAATGGAAATGTAAAAGGTCACTTCGAGGCAACCGGGTATGTACCAAAAGCATATGAACGGTTTAAGGCGCATGGCATCCAAGTTCCTGATTTGATGTTTGAGGAAGGGGTGCTCGAATAATGCTGCCGTGGATTTTCTTAAGTGCTTCCTTTTGTGCCTTTATTTTATCCGCTTATTACTTCAAGCGCATGATGACCATTAAGAAAACGACAAGCAGAGCTGAAGAATGGTTTGAGGATGCCAATCAGTTAGAGCGGAAGAGTTTTGTTCTATTAATTGGGGATCGCTTTGATCAATCTGAACTCTCAAGTGATCTGAAGAAAAAGTTGGTCCAGGCCAATATTCAATTACAGCCTTCCGAATACATGGGTATTTATATACTCACGCTGACATCATTATGGTTTTTTAACTATTTTATATTAGGGTTATATTTGTTTATCGGCTTAACGATTTCCTATTTGATTACTTGGCTAGCCTCCAAGCTTTATCTTAGTTCTAGGCAAAACAAGCGGAACGAAAGCTTTAATCAACAATTACCGGAAATTTGTCGGATGATGGCCAATGCCGTGAAAGCTGGACAAACGATACCACAAGGAATTGCGATGGTTGGAAATGAAGTAAAGGCGCCTTCTGGTCCTGAATTTAAACAGATGGATCAACAGCTCCGATTAGGAGATGACCTTGATGAAGTGATGGACAGATTTCGAGAGCGAGTTTCGAGCAATGAAATTAACATCTTCGTGAGTACAGTCCTGATACAAAGGCGTGTAGGTGGAAATTTAGCAGAAATTCTAGATTTGATGGCAGGAACACTTGAAGAACGTGCGCGAGTGTATAAGGAAATTCAAACCGTTACTGCAGAATCGAAATCAATTGCTTATATTTTGGTGATCATGCCACTCATGATGGCTGTGATGATGAACCTATTCATTAAAGGGTTTTTGAATGTCCTTTTTACGACTTTCGGATTGATACTGCTAGCCGTATTCGCTTGCATGATTGGATTTGCTTTCATACTTATTAAACGGATTACAAGGATAAGGGTGTAAAGAGATGAGCTCACAATTCAGCGTTTATACAGTATTGCTGTTTAGCATAATTTTACTCTTATTATTAATTGGATTTGTATACGTTTATTTATTCATCGGGAAGAAACAACGGTTGATGTCCCATGTGAAAATATCTGAAACACAAATGAGAGCACGACTGAAATTCAGAGAAAGAATGGCTAAACCGATTATCAAGGCTGCAGAGTATGCGGGACCAACTGGGATTAAATATCCGTTTTTTTCGGACAAAGAGAAAGACGAAAGATTGATTGTCAGTGCTGGAAACCCCATGGACTTACGGCTAGAAAGCTTTTATGGATTAAGGTTTGTTTTAGGCCTGAGCGCATTGCTATTCACTATTCTTTATGTCTTTCTAGGTTTACCGTTCGGCCTTATGATGATGGTTCTTTTGCCTTTGGGTGGCTTCTTCGGGCCAAACATCTGGCTATGGTTAAAAGCTCGAGAACGACAAGAGCAAATTAGCGCGACGATGCCGGATTTTCTAGATACAGTAAGTGTAACGCTCCAAGCGGGTGTTAGTTTGGATGGTGCGCTTAGGCAAGTAACAAAACAATTATCTGGACCACTAAGTGAAGAGATTGATCGGTTTAGTAGAGAGATTGAGTTAGGTGTTCCGAGGCGAACGGCATATGAAAATCTACTGAATCGTAATTATTCTAAAGAACTGAAGATGCTCGTAACATCTTTAATTCAAGGTTCATCTCTAGGTGTGCCAGTTTCACAAACGTTTAAAATACAGGCGGATGATCTACGTGCGATGCGTGGCTTTAAGGCTAAAGAGAAGGCTGCAAAAGCAAGCCCGCAAATTACTCTTGTTACAACGTTCTTTGTAGCACCAGCTGTATTCTTCCTTATTATTGGTATGTTAATTTTGAATGTTATATATAATCCGAGTGCATTTGGTCTAGACTCCTTCTTCTAATAGGAAGGGTTCACAATAAATAAAAAAACAAACTAAAGGAGAAATCTTATTATGATGAACATGTATGTGAAGATGACGTCAGCACTTAATAAATACGTAAAAAATGAACGAGGAGCTCAAGCGCTTGAGTGGGTAGCGTTAGGATTGGTCGTGTTGGCGGTCATGGCTGCAGTTGCTACAGCTGTTAAAGGTAACGGCGGAGCGATTGGGGATGCCATCGTATCCAAAATAGCAGAACTAATTAATAACATGTAGTCTAATGATGAAAATGAAGCCGAGAAAAATCGTCAAAAATGAACGTGGTTCTCAGTTAATTGAGTTTATCGCGGTGTTTCCAATGGTCATATTAGCGATGCTGTTTATTTGGCAAATGGCCTTAGTTGCTTACACGGTTGTCATTACTGAATCTGCAGCCCGTGATGGTGCCCGTGCTGCGGCTGTAGAAGGAAATGCAAAAGAAGTAGCGGAACGATCAGCAGGTGGTCTGAAATTACAAAGTGTCACTACTAATGAATCTGCTGAAGAAGTTACCGTGATAGTAGTAGCTAAGGTTCCGACTGTATCCATTCCGTTCATCGGAAAAATTAACTACACATTGGATGCGGATGCTACCATACCGATTGAAAAAGAATTTGAGAGTTGATGACCATGAAAAAGTACTTAAAAAATGAACGTGGCGGCGGCATGTTATTCATAATTGTAGGAATGCTTCTTGCCTCCATTTTTATCAGTTTTATGTTCTTCGATTTCTTTAACGTATATATTTCCAAAAGAGTAAGTCAAACGAGTGCTGACGCAGCCGCTCTTGCAGCTGCAAAGGAAGCCAGAGAAGTATATGAGGAAGAATATACTTCCATGATTAAGACCGAACTAGAGGGCTTAAGAGATCTTTTTGACGACGAAAAAGCTGCAGGTGAAGAAGAAGAGGGGGAGGAAGGTGATCCTCCTCCAGAAGAAGATTCTTTACTTGATAGCATCATAGATGAAGTAAACAAATCATACAAAGAAGCAACGATGCCTCCCAATCTACGAGATTGGTTAGAAGATCCCGAGGTAAAGGTCGACCCTGTGGAGGCGTTGAAGTACTTTTATGATGAGGATGAACTTAGTACAGTGGCATGTTCATCTGTTTCAAACAATATGGATAGGATTCGAAAAGCAGCCGAAGAATACGCGAAGAAAAATGGCGCTGATAAAAACGTAATGGTCAAGTTCGACAAGAAAAAATTTAGGATCATCGTAGAATCTGAGAAGAAAGGTACTTATGTGACAGCAGAAGATTCGTTGTTTGATGGCATTAAAGCGGATGCTTCAGCTACAATCAAACGGCCCAAAAAAATTGATATTAGTTGTGGTGGATGGTGGCATTAAACGATTAGGAGTTGTGAGAGAACTCGGGAGGAAAGGGAATGATGGAATCTACGAAAAAAAGGCAGACTATACTTCTAGTGATGGTCGCCCTATTTGCATTTCTCTTACCGGTTTCTGAGGTAAGTGCAAACATAGGAAACTTCGATTATGAGGATAATGGACTGACGAGTACCGAAAGTGACGGTAAAAAGGACGACGGGGATAAAGACGGTTTACTTGGTAAATTGGAAGACTTGCTAAACGGTGCTAAAGGTCTTTTCGGGAAAGCTAAAGATTTCTTCCAACCAGCAGTAGATGCAGTTGGTGATGCGTTTGATTTAATAAAAGATAAGGTTTCAGAAGGCTTGGACTGGATGAAAAACAAGTTTTCTGAGGGGTGGAACTGGGCAAAAGGAATGCTCTCCGATGGTTGGGCATTTGCGAAGAATGCCTGGGAAGGCTTTACTGAATGGGCTGGCGATGTTTGGGCAGCCACTCCTGATTGGGTCAAATCAACGATATCATTCTTAGGGGTTTCAGCAGCGGTCGTAGGTACGGCAATTGCCGGTGTCATATCCGCACCCGTTGCAGCAGTCGCTGTTGCTGGAGCAGGAATAGCAGGCGGACTCTACTATCTACTAAACGGCGGATCTGAAGCATACAGTTTCTTAGGGTCGCTGGGGTGGACAGCAGGAGGAGCTATAATTGGTGGTGTCGGTCAAGCCATTGGTGCTGTTAGTGCAGGCCTAAGTTCGTTAAGAGTATTTGCAGGTCGACAACTCGCAACGATGAGACTAGGATACTTCCTCAACAGATTCGCAACAGGAAGCGGTATAAGAGCAGGATTGCAAGTAGCAAAAGGACTAGGTGGAGCTTGGATGAAGGTTGGAGGTCCAGCGTCCTTAATAACCGCTTTTTCACACTTAGTTAACTTAGGTTTTACAGGGGATATTAATGGTGGAGAGATGGTGGTTGATACAGGAATTGCTTTAATAACCGCACCTCTTGGCTTTGGATTAACAAAAAGTTTTTGGAGTTCGGCAAAAACATTCCAAGGCTTGGCTTCGCCGATATTTGGAAGTGCAACACTAGGAGGAGTATCTAATGTTGCTATTCAAGCCTTTAAAGGTGATGCTACTGGTACGGACTTTTTAGTGGGATCAGCAGTAGGATTGACTTTTGTAATACCAGATGCAGTTGTAACTAAATTTGTCAATAACACTAGCGCTGAATACACCTATGAATATATTAAAAAACAAATTGGTGATATTTTTACAGACTCTTCAGATAAAAAAGTAAACGCCAGTAAAAATAAATAGACACAAGGAGTACTCTATGAGTAATAAAAAATGGAGAATGATTCAAATAATATGTTATGTAATTTCAATTAGTGGGATTTTGTTTACTTATTTTGCTGCAACTGATCCTGTTGGAAATGGCATCAGGAGAATGATAGAGCGTCCATGGTGGTTTAATTGGATGTTAGTGTTAATAGGCATCTGCATTTGCACTATAACTCTTGTGGAAGTACGAAGTCGTAATGGTGGAATAATAGATGCTAAAGTCATCGGTCAAACGTTATTGTGGATCGGAATTACAGTTGGCGGACTAATGTTCGTTTGGTACTTGAGAGGAGATTTTAGTTAGTAGGATTAATCAATGAATACGGATAGAATGTGGAAATGTATTTATATACTTAGTGTTATTGTATTCTTCTAAACCATTTTTATATAGGGTTTATGGTTATAGTCATCCTATTGTTTCGTTATTTAACAGGAAGTTAACCTAAGAGCGTTTTATCTGGATCAGATTCATCGTCACAAAAAACTATTATGGAATTGAAAAGGGAATCATAAAATGAACGATAAAACATGGAGAATCATACAAATTACATGTTGGGTGATTTTTTGCTTATTTAACATCCGAACCTGTGGGGGATGGTGTTTGGCGAATGGTGGTTTAATTGGTTAATTGGCCTTATAGTTGTATCGGGTTTTACGGTTACTTTGGCTGAAGTACGTAGACGGAATGGAAGAACGGTCAATGCTAAAGTCATTGGTCAGACGCTATTGTGGATTGCAATTACAGTTGGCGGACTAATGTTCATTTGGTACTTAAGGGGAGACTTTAATTAATTCATTCAAGGAGTGTTTTATGTGAGCAGTAAAGGTTGGACGATTGTTCAGTGGTCATCATTCGGAGTGTCTCTTTTGTTTATATTAATGATTTTCTTGATGACCAGTGAGGTGCAAGGGGATCGGTTGGTCCTTATGCATTCCACTCCTTGGATGTATGTTCTTTTTGGTTTATCTATTGTTGGATACTATTTTTTTGTCGTTGCACATATTTGTAAACGGAATAAAGTAGAGAAAATTACTCTGAGACTAGCTGGACAGGCGTTTTTTTGGACTGCCATTTTTTATTGGGGACTTTATATCATTAATCAGCTCTAACTTTACATAAAAAGATAAAGCTTTAGGAGGAGTATTATGAGGAGAACTTATCTGATCTCGTCTATCATTCTATTAATACTAGTCATCGCCGGGTGTTCGAATGACCAAAGCGGTGAAAACACAGAAAAAGGCGAAAAGCCGAAAGAAAAACAGGAAAAGACGTTTGATTACCCTGAGGCTCCAAAAGATGCACAGGGGATTATTGAACAAGGTGCTGGAGAAATCACCAAGGTATTGATAGATGATGGCGTCGAAAACATAGACGAAACAGCCATGGAACAAAAGTTCAAAAAAGAAATTAATGAGCTACCAAAGGATCTCACGAGTGATCAACTATATGATTTTATCATTGCAAAAGGCGCACTCCCATATGATCGTGCTGTGAAATTATATGATGATTTTGACAACACTTATACATTGGGTAGGGAGAAAGAAGAGGAAGAAAAACCAAAGAATATTGTATTCCTATTAGATGCTAGTGGCAGTATGGCAGGTAGTGTATCTGGTGGTATTAAAATGGATCTAGCAAAATCTGCGCTTCAACAAGTAACGGGTCACCTTGAGCCCTCCACTAAAGTGGCACTAAGAGTGTATGGTCATAAAGGTAGTAATGCTGACAAAGATAAAAAAGTTTCTTGTAATAGTAGTGAAGTTGTTTATCCATTGGACAAATATAATGAGGGGGACTTTAATTCTGCACTCTCAGAATTTAAACCAACAGGTTGGACGCCAATTGCTTCTTCACTCAATCTAGCAAAAGAAGATTTTAACAATAACGCTAGCCAAAATGTAAAGAATATTATCTATGTCATAAGTGATGGTGTAGAAACGTGTGATGGGGACCCCGTTCAGGCAGCTAAAGAAATCCATGATTCTGATTTAAATGTCACTGTAAATGTAATTGGGTTTGACGTTAATCAGGAGGGGCAAAACCAATTGAAGCATACCGCACAAGCGGGTGGCGGAGAATATAGAGATGTTCGTTCAAAGAAAAGCTTAGAAGATGCGCTCTTTGAAATGACCAATCAAATTAGAGAAGACATTAAAAAAGACTTCGATCTAGTCAAGGAAGGAATATCACTTAACTCATGGTATGTAAAGCAATCGAATGGACTACGTAAGGTTAAACAAAAGTTTCAAAATTATACAAGTGACGAGAATCGAGTTTTGGATAACTTATTATTTGCAATTGACGATGAGCTAGACTTAAAGGAAGACGTTTATTCAGATCTTTCGGATTTAATTATGGAGCGTTCAAAAGTCATGGACGAATACAGCCAAGAACGATATGAAAAAATGAAACAAGAACTAGAAGAATCAAAGGATAAAGC from Pseudalkalibacillus berkeleyi encodes:
- a CDS encoding type II secretion system F family protein, with product MLPWIFLSASFCAFILSAYYFKRMMTIKKTTSRAEEWFEDANQLERKSFVLLIGDRFDQSELSSDLKKKLVQANIQLQPSEYMGIYILTLTSLWFFNYFILGLYLFIGLTISYLITWLASKLYLSSRQNKRNESFNQQLPEICRMMANAVKAGQTIPQGIAMVGNEVKAPSGPEFKQMDQQLRLGDDLDEVMDRFRERVSSNEINIFVSTVLIQRRVGGNLAEILDLMAGTLEERARVYKEIQTVTAESKSIAYILVIMPLMMAVMMNLFIKGFLNVLFTTFGLILLAVFACMIGFAFILIKRITRIRV
- a CDS encoding type II secretion system F family protein, coding for MSSQFSVYTVLLFSIILLLLLIGFVYVYLFIGKKQRLMSHVKISETQMRARLKFRERMAKPIIKAAEYAGPTGIKYPFFSDKEKDERLIVSAGNPMDLRLESFYGLRFVLGLSALLFTILYVFLGLPFGLMMMVLLPLGGFFGPNIWLWLKARERQEQISATMPDFLDTVSVTLQAGVSLDGALRQVTKQLSGPLSEEIDRFSREIELGVPRRTAYENLLNRNYSKELKMLVTSLIQGSSLGVPVSQTFKIQADDLRAMRGFKAKEKAAKASPQITLVTTFFVAPAVFFLIIGMLILNVIYNPSAFGLDSFF
- a CDS encoding TadE/TadG family type IV pilus assembly protein, whose product is MKPRKIVKNERGSQLIEFIAVFPMVILAMLFIWQMALVAYTVVITESAARDGARAAAVEGNAKEVAERSAGGLKLQSVTTNESAEEVTVIVVAKVPTVSIPFIGKINYTLDADATIPIEKEFES
- a CDS encoding CS domain-containing protein — translated: MKKYLKNERGGGMLFIIVGMLLASIFISFMFFDFFNVYISKRVSQTSADAAALAAAKEAREVYEEEYTSMIKTELEGLRDLFDDEKAAGEEEEGEEGDPPPEEDSLLDSIIDEVNKSYKEATMPPNLRDWLEDPEVKVDPVEALKYFYDEDELSTVACSSVSNNMDRIRKAAEEYAKKNGADKNVMVKFDKKKFRIIVESEKKGTYVTAEDSLFDGIKADASATIKRPKKIDISCGGWWH
- a CDS encoding vWA domain-containing protein produces the protein MRRTYLISSIILLILVIAGCSNDQSGENTEKGEKPKEKQEKTFDYPEAPKDAQGIIEQGAGEITKVLIDDGVENIDETAMEQKFKKEINELPKDLTSDQLYDFIIAKGALPYDRAVKLYDDFDNTYTLGREKEEEEKPKNIVFLLDASGSMAGSVSGGIKMDLAKSALQQVTGHLEPSTKVALRVYGHKGSNADKDKKVSCNSSEVVYPLDKYNEGDFNSALSEFKPTGWTPIASSLNLAKEDFNNNASQNVKNIIYVISDGVETCDGDPVQAAKEIHDSDLNVTVNVIGFDVNQEGQNQLKHTAQAGGGEYRDVRSKKSLEDALFEMTNQIREDIKKDFDLVKEGISLNSWYVKQSNGLRKVKQKFQNYTSDENRVLDNLLFAIDDELDLKEDVYSDLSDLIMERSKVMDEYSQERYEKMKQELEESKDKAKAEIEKREQEAK